In the genome of bacterium, the window GCAACCTGGCGGGTTTTGACCGGGCCGCGCTCGTCGATGGGTTCGCCAATGACGTTGAGGATACGGCCGAGCGTTTCGGGGCCGACGGGCACGGAGATCGGCGCGCCAAGGTCGCGCACTTCGGCGCCGCGCACCAGACCATCGGTGGAATCCATGGCGATGCAGCGCACGGTGTTTTCACCCACATGCTGGGAGACTTCCATCACCAGGCGCTTGCCCTGGTTGTCGGTTTCCAGCGCGTTCAAGATGGCAGGCAGCTCGCCGCCATCGAATTTCACGTCCACCACGGCAGAAATTACCTGCGTGATGCGGCCAACGGCGCCTTTGGCAGCCTTTTTGACCGGTGCGGATTTCTCAACAACGGCAACTGCCGGTGCGGCTTTTTTGGTGGGTTTCTTCTCGGCCATGATACGCTCCTTAAATACCTTCAAAATCAACAACTTGCTGCAGCGCGGCTTGTGCTTCCGCAGCGGTAATTCCTAAATTATTATCCGTAAGCAAGGCGAGTGCTTCGTCCAGACGATCCGACTCGACCTCAAAGGTTACAAAGGCTTGGTCACCGCCGTCGATATGAGCGATAATTTGTGCCTGCTCTTGAATCAAACGCTGATGATCCCGGTCAATAACCCCCATGATGGTTACGTCATAGATCGGCATTTCGCCCAGGGAATTTTCGTTCACCTCGATCGAGACCCTGTCACTGGCCTGGTATTTGAAGCTCAGATCCGTCATATCGCCTCCGCGCCGGAGATGATCTCGATCAGCTCCTTGGTGATAGTGGCCTGACGGCTGCGGTTATATTGCAGGGTCAGTTTCTTGATCATTTCACCGGCATTGCGGGTGGCGCTGTCCATGGCGGTCATGCGGGCGCCCTGCTCGCTGGCGGCGTTTTCCAGCAGCGCGCGGAAGATCTGGATTTCCAGGTTCTTCGGCAGGAGTTTGCTGAGGATTTCCTCTTCGCTCGGCTCGTATTCCACATAGCCCATCTGCACGGGTGCTTGGGGCGCATCGCTGGAAATTTCCAGCGGGATGAGCTTTTGCGCGGTCACCTTTTGCGTGATGACGGAGATGAAGCGGTTGTAATAGAGCGTGGCGACATCGAACTCGTTGGCATCGAAACGGCGCATGACGGTGGCGGCGATGTCCTTGGCATGGGCGTAGCCGGGGGCTTTGCTGATGCCTTCGCGCAGCTCAACAATCTGGCCTTCGAACTCGCGCTTGAAGATGTCGTTCACCTTTTTGCCGACGCAGAAGATTTTCACCTGCTTGCCCTGGGCGGTCAGCGCCTGGATGTCTTTGCGAGCAGCGCGGATGATGGCGTTGTTGAAGGCGCCGCAAAGGCCGCGGTCGGAGGTGGCGACGATGAGCAGGTGGCGGGAATCGTTACCGGTGCCGGCCAGCAGACGCGGGGCCGCGCCTTCGGGCATGGCGTTGCGGAGCGATGCGAGCATCGCGCCCATGGCTTCCGCGTATGGGCGTGCGGCTTCGGCATTTTCGCGCGCGCGGCGCAGTTTCGCCGCAGCCACCAGCTTCATGGCCTTGGTGATCTTCTGCGTGGATTTCACGCTTTTGATGCGAATGCGTAGCGCCTTGAGTCCAGCCATCGTGTTTCCGTCACTTATCCGTTTCGTTCAGCCATGTTGCTCAGAAGTTACGCGGTGAAGGTCTTGAGCAGTTCTTCAATGGCCGCTTTCAGGCGGGCTTCCATCTCGTCGGTGAGCTTCTGCTCGGCGCGGATGGAATCCAGCACCTGCGCATGGTTGTGGTGCAGGTGACGCAGCAGGGCTTGCTCGAAACGGCCAACATCGTTGATCTTCAGCTTGTCGAGGTAGCCTTTCACGCCCGCGTAAATCACGCAGACCTGCTCTTCCACCGCGAGCGGGGAATATTGCGGCTGCTTGAGCAGCTCGGTCAGTTTCTGACCACGGTTGATGAGGCGCTGCGTTGCGGCATCCAGATCGGAACCGAACTGGGCGAAGGCTTCCATCTCGCGGAACTGGGCGAGCTCGAGCTTAATCGTACCGGCAACCTGTTTCATGGCCTTAATCTGCGCGGAAGAACCCACGCGGCTTACGGAGAGACCCACGTTCACGGCGGGGCGAACACCGCGGTAGAAGAGGTCGCTTTCCAGAAAGATCTGACCATCGGTGATGGAGATCACGTTGGTCGGGATGTAGGCGGATACGTCACCGGCCTGGGTCTCGATCACCGGCAGTGCGGTGAGGGAGCCTGCGCCTTTGTCGTCAGACATTTTGGCGGCACGCTCGAGCAGGCGGGAGTGAACGTAGAACACGTCGCCCGGGTAAGCTTCGCGCCCCGGAGGACGGCGCAGCAGCAGGGACATCTGGCGGTAGGCAACGGCCTGTTTGGAAAGATCATCATAGATGATCAGGGCATGCATGCCGTTGTCGCGGAAGAATTCGCCCATCGCGCAGCCCGTGTAGGGGGCGAGGTACTGCATCGGCGCGGGGTCGGAAGCCGTAGCGGCAACCACGATGGTGTAGTCCATCGCGCCGTTTTCCTCGAGCTTCTTCACCACCTGGGCAACCGTGGAGCGTTTCTGGCCGACGGCGACGTAGATGCAATAAAGCTTCTTGCTCTCGTCCTTGCCCTGGTTGATGGTTTTCTGGTTCAGGATGGTGTCGATGGCGATGGCGGTTTTGCCGGTCTGGCGGTCGCCGATGATCAGCTCGCGCTGGCCGCGGCCGATCGGAATCAATGCATCGATGGATTTGATGCCGGTGGCCATCGGCTCATGCACCGATTTACGGTAGACGATACCGGGGGCCTTGGTTTCCACCAGGGAGCGCTGCTTGGATTTGATCGGGCCTTTGCCGTCGATCGGGTTGCCGAGGCCATCGACCACGCGGCCGAGCAGCTCTTTGCCGACGGGGACGTCCACGATCTGGCCGGTACGGCGGACCACGGCGCCTTCGCTCACCTGACGGTCGTCACCGAAAATCACCACGCCGACGGCATCGGCTTCGAGGTTGAGCGCCATGCCTTTTACGCCGGAATCGAATTCCACCATCTCACCGGCCTGGACTTTTTCAAGACCGTAAACGGTGGCGATACCATCGCCCACGGAAACCACTTCGCCCACCTCGGCCACTTCGGCCATCGCCTGGAAATTAGCAATCTGGCTTTTGAGCAGGGATGAAATTTCCGACGGTTTAATGTCCATGGTCTGACTCCTAAGGGCTCTCTAAATAGTTCAGTATGCGTTACGCCGCCTGGCCCAGCGCCGCTTTGCGCAGCTGCCGCTTCAGGCTGGTTAATTGGGAACGAAGGGAAAGGTCCATCATCTGGGAACCGAGGCGCACGACCACGCCGCCCAGGATGTTCTCATTCACTTCCTCATGCAGCTCTACCTTGCTGCCGACGGCCTTTTCCAGCTCGCCGGTCAGCGCTTTACGCTCGGCATCGCTGAGTTCGTAGGCGGTGGTGACGCTGGCGGCAACGACGCCGGAGGCCTCGCGCATCTGGCGCAGGAAGGCATCGTTGAGCTGCGGAATCAGGGAAAGGCGGTCTTTTTCCGCCATCAGCTGCAGGGTGTCAGTCAGCGTGGCGGGGAAAGCGTATTTTTTGGCAATGGCCTGAATCAGGCCGAGTTTGTCGGACTGGGTGACAACGGGCGCGCTGATAACACGGCGGAAATCGGCATTTTCGGCATAGACCTCGGCCAGGGCGGAGAGGGCTTCTGCCACTTTGGCGGTCTGATTGCGGTTTTCAGCCAGCTCAAACAACGCACGGCCATAGCGTGTGCCAAGTTCGTTTGCCGCTGCTGCCTGATTGGCCATGTAGGATAACCCTCAAACCGGATGAATGGATAGCATCCCTCCATGCATGGATGGCGCGGGCTGCGGCGCCTCTCTAGCATAGGGTTGGAGGGGACGCAAGGCATGAGGTGAGGCTTTGTGCAATCAATCTGTGCCACCGGATATATGGTGGGTGGCAATGGCCAAGCACGCCATTAGTTGTGGTGATATGATTTAAGAATTACGGTTTTGCGGCGGGCACGGCTTCCGGCGCAGCGCCGACATCCGGCATGATGCTCATCTCCTCGCCTCCCTGTTCGGTATCTTTGGCGAGGATGGATTTGAGGGATGGCGGGGTAAGGTCATCTTCCACCGGTTGGGCTTCGGGGCTGGCCTGTTCTTCGGGGTTGACGGGCTCCGGTAAAGCCTGCTCTTCCACGGTGGAGGGGGCAGCCTGGGCCGCTTCTTGCGTTTCCTCGACCGTTTCCGGGGCGGCATCCTGGAGTGGAGGCGCCTTGTCCAAGGGGGCGGCCTGCTCGTCTTTTTCAATCAACGCCTGCATGGTGCCGTAGTCCACTACGGGGGATTCGTCGGCCAGTTTTTCCAGAATCGGGCGGACATAGACGCCCTCGGTCTCGGTCATGGCTTCTTCGGGGGCTTCGACCTGGTTGTCGATAAGATAACGCTCAACCTTCAAGGGTTTTTCGATGCCGCTCAGGCGGATGGCCTGGGCCGCGGTGGTGGCCAGCACCATGGTGTATTTGCCGGTTTCGCTGTAGACCTTGTAACGGATGGCGTCCTTGTCCAGCCAGCGGCGGTAGGCGAGCGGCAAGGGCCCGAACGGGTCATTAATCTGCCCGGCGGGTTTGTCGTATTCCTCGTTTTCGAACCAATGGCTTGCCATGTAATGCGATGTCCGTTTTTTAGAGACAGTCTCCCAACTGTAACAGAGCGAGGTTAAAGCCAGTTTAATGGGCCGTTTATATGGGAATGGGTGCATTCCCCGGTTTTTTGCGCTAATAGAACCTCTATCTTTCCAGGCCATCTTTCCGGGAGAAAGCCATGTCCGCCACACCAAAAGCCACCGCACGCCTCACCGCGCCAGCCATCCAGGCCCGCAAGGGTGGGGAACCGCTGGTGGTGCTGACCGCCTATACCGCCCCCATCGCGCGGCTGCTGGATGCGCATTGCGACATCCTGCTGGTGGGCGATTCGCTCGGCATGGTGGTGTATGGCATGGAAACCACGCTCGGCGTGACGCTGGAGATGATGGCCCTACATGCGAAAGCCGTGGCAACGCATTCCAGCCACGCGATGGTGGTGGTGGATATGCCGTTCGGCAGTTTTGAGGCCAGCCCGGAGGAAGCGTTCAAAAACGCTGCCTACCTGCTGGCGGAAAGCGGCGCGCAGGCCGTGAAGCTGGAAGGCGGGGAATATATGGCCGATACGATCGCCTTTTTGACCGCGCGGGGTATTCCCGTGATGGGGCATATCGGATTGACGCCAACCCATGTGCATAAGATGGGCGGCTTCAAGGCCCAGGCGCGCGATGCGGGCGGACGGGCGCAATTGCTGGCCGATGCGCTGGCCGTGGATGCGGCGGGTGCTTTTTCCATCGTGCTGGAGGGCGTATTTGCCGATTCCGTCGGCGATGTGGTGAACCGCACATCGGCGCCGATCATCGGCATCGGCGCGACGGCCGAATGTGACGGGCAGGTGCTGGTGACGGATGACATGCTCGGCCTGACGGAGCGCGCGCCGCGATTCGCCAAGGATTATGCGGGGCTTTCTGCCATCATCCAGCAGGCAGCGGAGCAATTTGCACAGGATGTGAAGGGGCGGCGGTTTCCGACGGAGGGTAATCTGTTCGGTCTGAAGGCGGCGTCAAAAGCCTAGGCCATCGCGGTTCGGCGCGTCCTCTTCCCCCGCGGAATGCTCCAGCAAAGAGCCGGACGGCAGGGACGCCACCAATGCCAGATCCGCATCAAGCATGTCGGCAGGAAATTTTTCCTTCAATTCATCGAGCAATTCATGGATCCGCGCCGTGGATGCCGGCATGAGGATGGCGACCTCCTTTCGATGCGAATGGGCGCTGATGAAGTCATAAAACTGGGCGAAGGCTTCCATATCCATCAGGTGAATAATATTCTCCTCCATCAGCAGGCCAAGTTTCAGCTGCGCGCGAAAGTTCCGTTCATATCGCGCCAGGTTCTTTTCCAGCCCCTTCAACAGCTCAAACGCCTCCTGCGGGTGGCGCCAGCCATGCTGAAGGATTATTCCTTCGGGCAGGGTTTTCAGGTTGCGTATCTCGGAACGCAGGCAGTCCGCAAATCCTGCGACATCAACATTGGGCTGGTCGATGCTATTGCCAATCTGCATGCGGTGGGTCAACTCCTCCTGCGTGGCTTCCTTGAACCATAGCCTCAAGACGCCTTCAAACAGCCTCGGTATCTGCCTGTTTAAAAACTTGTCGAGCCAGGTACGGTTTCTGTATTCATCGGCCAGGTTGCGTTTTTCCAGCACTTCGGGTGTGAAGAGATAGACTTCGCCGCCGGCATTAACGTAACCAAGGGGGCGGCTTCGCCTGTCATGAAACGGGTAGGCGGGCAGTTGATCGATGAGGTTGGCCAGCCGCTCGCCCCCTTCCTCGGCCAACACATGAACCGGCACGGCATGCCGGCATATGGCTTCGCATTCCACGCCCTGGCGGTTATCCAGGTGCTTCATGACATCATGTGCATAATTGTCCAGTTTATGACCGTAGAAAGCAGGGTCCTCGAACATGTATTGTCCGCGGGCTTTTTTCAGGCGGGTGTTAAGCGCTTCGGCCACCAGGTCGCTGTTTAGCGGCATGTCCGCCGGGATCCTGAGTGCCTCCCATTGTTTCAGCGCAAGGGCTTCCAGCGCTTGACCGTCTATCCATTCATGCAAGTAGAGCGCGTCGTCATCCTCTGCGGGGACCCGCAGAACGGGCGGCTCCGCCTTTTTGATGTCTGGATAGAGCTTCCGCATTTCCGTCAGCAGCGCCTGGTGGCAGAATTCCTTGAATTCCGTTTTTTTCAGCACCTGCTCAAGCATCGGGACAAAATGCGGCGCCTCCGCGTCCAGACGCGCCATCAGTTCTGCGAAGCTCAGATTGCCCTTCACCATGTCGCCATGATTGATCGCATCCAGATAGTCCTGGCGGATATTCAGCGGCAGCCAGGGCGTCAGGTATGAAGCCAACGTGTATTCCACCCGTGCAAGCAGGGCTTCCATCTGCGGTGTGAGACTGGCCCGGACTATTTCACGCGGGGTGCGTCCCATCCAGTCGTTCAGGGCATCATGGATGCGGGACTGGGCATTGCCGGCATTGCGGAAATACGCCGCCACATCCGTGATGTGCAGGCTCACGCCCATCTGGTCATGGACGGGAAAATGCGTGATGGCGCCGGTGGGCTGCCACCACCAGTTTCCATGCACCTCAATGGGCAATGCGTCATTGTACCAATAGGTCATCGGTCGGCCCCGTAACCGTCCATCACGGCCGTTACCTTATCTGTATCCTGGCTGGCGGATGCAATCAGCCATTCGGCGACGGCGCGGTCGGCACGGCGTTTCTCCTCCTGTGTTTCCGGCAGCAGGTCGCGGGTGCGGCCGTGCAGTTCCTCCAGATACGCCGTGGATGCGGGCACGAGATATTGAAGCGCATCGCCTTCGATTGATGAACAAAGCGCCCAGATATCGTGCAGCTTTGCGTAGGATTCGTTATCCAGCCATTCCTCCTTGCCTGCCGCGGGGTGAATGCCCAGCCGCACGCGCTTGTCGTAACGCTTGTCATACTGGTCCAGTTCGACCCGCAGCGCGTTCAGCTGGCGGCGCATCTTCTCGCAGGCCAGATTGAGGGACGAAGGCGGGTCCGGCAGTT includes:
- a CDS encoding F0F1 ATP synthase subunit alpha, producing MDIKPSEISSLLKSQIANFQAMAEVAEVGEVVSVGDGIATVYGLEKVQAGEMVEFDSGVKGMALNLEADAVGVVIFGDDRQVSEGAVVRRTGQIVDVPVGKELLGRVVDGLGNPIDGKGPIKSKQRSLVETKAPGIVYRKSVHEPMATGIKSIDALIPIGRGQRELIIGDRQTGKTAIAIDTILNQKTINQGKDESKKLYCIYVAVGQKRSTVAQVVKKLEENGAMDYTIVVAATASDPAPMQYLAPYTGCAMGEFFRDNGMHALIIYDDLSKQAVAYRQMSLLLRRPPGREAYPGDVFYVHSRLLERAAKMSDDKGAGSLTALPVIETQAGDVSAYIPTNVISITDGQIFLESDLFYRGVRPAVNVGLSVSRVGSSAQIKAMKQVAGTIKLELAQFREMEAFAQFGSDLDAATQRLINRGQKLTELLKQPQYSPLAVEEQVCVIYAGVKGYLDKLKINDVGRFEQALLRHLHHNHAQVLDSIRAEQKLTDEMEARLKAAIEELLKTFTA
- a CDS encoding F0F1 ATP synthase subunit gamma produces the protein MAGLKALRIRIKSVKSTQKITKAMKLVAAAKLRRARENAEAARPYAEAMGAMLASLRNAMPEGAAPRLLAGTGNDSRHLLIVATSDRGLCGAFNNAIIRAARKDIQALTAQGKQVKIFCVGKKVNDIFKREFEGQIVELREGISKAPGYAHAKDIAATVMRRFDANEFDVATLYYNRFISVITQKVTAQKLIPLEISSDAPQAPVQMGYVEYEPSEEEILSKLLPKNLEIQIFRALLENAASEQGARMTAMDSATRNAGEMIKKLTLQYNRSRQATITKELIEIISGAEAI
- the atpH gene encoding ATP synthase F1 subunit delta, producing MANQAAAANELGTRYGRALFELAENRNQTAKVAEALSALAEVYAENADFRRVISAPVVTQSDKLGLIQAIAKKYAFPATLTDTLQLMAEKDRLSLIPQLNDAFLRQMREASGVVAASVTTAYELSDAERKALTGELEKAVGSKVELHEEVNENILGGVVVRLGSQMMDLSLRSQLTSLKRQLRKAALGQAA
- the panB gene encoding 3-methyl-2-oxobutanoate hydroxymethyltransferase; the protein is MSATPKATARLTAPAIQARKGGEPLVVLTAYTAPIARLLDAHCDILLVGDSLGMVVYGMETTLGVTLEMMALHAKAVATHSSHAMVVVDMPFGSFEASPEEAFKNAAYLLAESGAQAVKLEGGEYMADTIAFLTARGIPVMGHIGLTPTHVHKMGGFKAQARDAGGRAQLLADALAVDAAGAFSIVLEGVFADSVGDVVNRTSAPIIGIGATAECDGQVLVTDDMLGLTERAPRFAKDYAGLSAIIQQAAEQFAQDVKGRRFPTEGNLFGLKAASKA